A stretch of the Nitrospirota bacterium genome encodes the following:
- a CDS encoding thioredoxin family protein has translation MSAKRTIEVFSAGCPVCQETVAEVRRAACPSCEVTVLDMKDPAVADRARALGVRSVPAVAIDGKLAGCCAGRGVDIETLKKEGLGRP, from the coding sequence ATGAGTGCGAAGCGGACCATCGAGGTATTCAGCGCGGGCTGTCCGGTCTGCCAAGAGACGGTGGCCGAGGTGAGGCGGGCCGCCTGCCCCTCCTGCGAGGTGACCGTCCTGGACATGAAGGACCCCGCGGTGGCCGACCGCGCCCGCGCCCTGGGGGTGCGCTCCGTTCCTGCGGTGGCCATTGACGGCAAGCTTGCCGGCTGCTGCGCGGGCCGGGGCGTGGACATCGAGACCCTCAAAAAAGAGGGCCTCGGCAGGCCCTGA
- the glgP gene encoding alpha-glucan family phosphorylase, whose product MPTNMRMAELAQFVREPKIAYFSMEIGLLNDMPTYSGGLGVLAGDTIRSAADLKLPMVAVTLVHRMGYFKQELEPDGTQGERSAPWDPERFTTLMPGRVAVQIEGRQVLVQAWMYVQESITGGKVPIFFLDTDMPENSPEDRQITHYLYGGDQRYRLVQEAVLGIGGVRMLRELDFQIRKYHMNEGHASLLTVELLREYKRDIEEVWDEDLVWDVNRIRELCVFTTHTPVAAGHDQFPYGLIQKVLPDILPLHILKRLGGQEKLNMTLLGLNLCEYVNGVAKKHRDVSRTMFPGYEIFSVTNGVHSYTWTADPLKRLFDRYLPSWANEPELFVRVGRIPDDELWAAHMECKRKLIDMVNAATGEDLDSETLTVGFARRATAYKRAHLLFWDVERLARIAGGKVQFIFAGKAHPKDIPGKETIKQVFESAEELEGRVKVVYLPGYDMRLALELVSGVDVWLNTPLRPHEASGTSGMKAAHNGVLNFSVLDGWWIEGHIEGYTGWSIGPAPTETTLGASSDKGDADDLYEKLEKLIIPTYYDERCTWIRMMQNAIGKNAYYFNSHRMMRRYVTEAYIR is encoded by the coding sequence ATGCCCACAAACATGCGCATGGCTGAGCTTGCCCAGTTCGTCAGGGAGCCCAAGATAGCCTACTTCTCCATGGAGATAGGCCTCCTGAACGACATGCCCACCTACAGCGGAGGCCTGGGCGTGCTGGCCGGCGATACCATCCGCTCGGCGGCGGACCTGAAGCTACCCATGGTGGCCGTCACCCTTGTGCACAGGATGGGCTACTTCAAGCAGGAGCTGGAGCCCGACGGCACCCAGGGGGAGAGGAGCGCCCCGTGGGACCCGGAGCGCTTCACCACACTCATGCCCGGGCGCGTCGCGGTGCAGATAGAGGGCCGGCAGGTGCTCGTGCAGGCGTGGATGTACGTGCAGGAGAGCATCACCGGGGGGAAGGTCCCCATCTTCTTCCTGGACACCGACATGCCCGAAAACAGCCCCGAGGACCGGCAGATTACCCACTACCTCTACGGCGGAGACCAGCGCTACAGGCTCGTGCAGGAGGCGGTCCTGGGCATCGGCGGGGTGCGCATGCTCCGGGAGCTGGACTTCCAGATCAGGAAATACCACATGAACGAGGGGCACGCCAGCCTCCTTACCGTGGAGCTTCTCAGGGAGTACAAGCGCGACATCGAGGAGGTCTGGGACGAGGACCTGGTCTGGGACGTCAACCGCATCCGGGAGCTCTGCGTCTTCACCACGCACACGCCCGTGGCGGCGGGCCATGACCAGTTCCCCTATGGCCTTATCCAGAAGGTCCTGCCCGATATCCTGCCGCTTCATATCCTGAAGCGCCTGGGCGGGCAGGAGAAGCTGAACATGACCCTGCTGGGCCTGAACCTCTGCGAGTACGTCAACGGAGTGGCCAAGAAGCACCGGGACGTCTCCCGCACCATGTTCCCCGGCTACGAGATCTTCTCGGTCACCAACGGCGTGCATTCCTATACCTGGACCGCGGACCCCCTGAAGCGCCTCTTCGACCGGTACCTGCCGAGCTGGGCGAACGAGCCGGAGCTCTTCGTCCGCGTGGGCCGCATCCCCGACGACGAGCTCTGGGCAGCCCACATGGAGTGCAAACGGAAGCTCATAGACATGGTCAACGCCGCCACGGGGGAGGACCTGGACAGCGAGACCCTCACCGTGGGCTTTGCCCGGAGGGCCACGGCCTATAAGCGGGCGCACCTCTTGTTCTGGGACGTGGAGCGCCTGGCCCGCATCGCCGGGGGGAAGGTGCAGTTCATCTTCGCGGGCAAGGCCCATCCCAAGGACATCCCCGGCAAGGAGACCATCAAGCAGGTCTTCGAGAGCGCCGAGGAGCTGGAGGGCAGGGTGAAGGTCGTCTACCTGCCGGGCTACGACATGCGGCTCGCCCTGGAGCTGGTAAGCGGGGTGGACGTCTGGCTCAACACCCCCCTGCGCCCCCACGAGGCCTCCGGGACCTCGGGGATGAAGGCGGCCCATAACGGGGTGCTGAATTTCAGCGTCCTGGACGGCTGGTGGATAGAGGGCCACATAGAGGGCTACACCGGCTGGTCCATAGGGCCCGCCCCCACCGAGACCACCCTGGGGGCCTCAAGCGACAAGGGCGACGCCGACGACCTGTATGAGAAGCTCGAAAAGCTCATCATCCCCACGTACTACGACGAACGCTGTACCTGGATACGGATGATGCAGAACGCCATCGGCAAGAACGCCTACTATTTCAACTCCCACCGGATGATGCGCCGCTACGTGACGGAAGCCTATATCAGGTAG
- a CDS encoding sigma 54-interacting transcriptional regulator: MTKEHPMPEKKNRELTAVLEVSRVLTESFDLEVNLSRAMDILSRQLDMQRGCVFLLDPLSEELRIAAAHGLTREAVRKGKYRIGEGIVGRVIETGKPMFVPDIGSEPAFLNRTGSRPTKEGVSFICVPIRIEGQTLGVISVDRIYARESGGLDDDLRVLAIVSSLIAQFVKLWGAYRRTEQEKEALRSQLKDRYSAPNIVGESDRFRSVLKSALKVADTMATVLLLGESGTGKELIARTLHFQSRRARGPFVPVNCAALPESLLEAELFGAEKGAFTGATTRRAGRFEAARGGSIFLDEIGELPLAVQGKLLRVLQERTFERVGSSHPIRADVRVITATNRDLSGEVRRGAFREDLYWRLNVVPLVLPPLRERKTDIPLLVNHYLERYGKAYGKRAALSEEAMEALAGYAWPGNVRELANTLERMVIMSERETLDVEDLPYGMTDPALAEPLTPAPGRKQSLTSEVVSLERERILRALAENGYVQQRAAAALGITQRQMGYRIKKYGIKLAG; the protein is encoded by the coding sequence GTGACGAAAGAGCATCCCATGCCCGAGAAGAAGAACCGGGAGCTGACCGCCGTGCTCGAGGTCAGCAGGGTCCTCACCGAGAGCTTCGACCTGGAAGTGAACCTCTCCCGGGCCATGGACATCCTGAGCCGGCAGCTGGACATGCAGCGGGGGTGCGTCTTTCTCCTCGACCCCCTGAGCGAGGAGCTCCGCATCGCCGCGGCCCACGGCCTGACCCGGGAGGCCGTCAGGAAGGGGAAGTACCGCATCGGGGAGGGCATCGTGGGGAGGGTCATCGAGACCGGAAAGCCCATGTTCGTCCCGGACATCGGCTCCGAGCCGGCCTTCCTCAACCGCACGGGCTCCCGGCCCACGAAGGAGGGGGTCTCCTTCATCTGCGTGCCCATCCGGATAGAGGGGCAGACCCTGGGGGTCATCAGCGTGGACCGCATCTACGCCCGGGAGAGCGGGGGCCTGGACGACGACCTCCGCGTCCTGGCCATCGTAAGCTCGCTCATCGCCCAGTTCGTCAAGCTCTGGGGGGCGTACCGGAGGACCGAGCAGGAGAAGGAGGCGCTACGCTCGCAGTTGAAGGACCGCTACAGCGCCCCCAACATCGTGGGGGAGTCCGACAGGTTCCGCTCGGTCCTGAAGAGCGCCCTCAAGGTGGCCGACACCATGGCCACGGTGCTTCTGCTGGGAGAGTCCGGGACCGGCAAGGAGCTTATCGCCAGGACGCTGCACTTCCAGAGCAGGCGGGCCCGGGGGCCCTTCGTCCCGGTCAACTGTGCCGCCCTGCCGGAGAGCCTCCTGGAGGCGGAGCTCTTCGGGGCCGAGAAGGGGGCGTTCACCGGGGCCACCACGCGCCGGGCGGGCAGGTTCGAGGCGGCCCGGGGCGGCTCCATCTTCCTGGACGAGATAGGGGAGCTGCCCCTGGCCGTGCAGGGCAAGCTCCTCCGGGTGCTCCAGGAGCGCACCTTCGAGCGGGTGGGAAGCTCCCACCCCATCAGGGCCGACGTCCGGGTCATCACGGCCACCAACCGCGACCTCTCCGGCGAAGTCCGCAGGGGCGCTTTCAGGGAGGACCTCTACTGGAGGCTCAACGTCGTGCCCTTGGTGCTGCCGCCCCTGAGGGAGCGGAAGACCGACATCCCCCTGCTGGTGAACCATTACCTGGAGCGCTACGGAAAGGCCTACGGAAAGCGGGCCGCCCTGAGCGAGGAGGCCATGGAGGCCCTGGCCGGCTACGCCTGGCCGGGCAACGTCCGGGAGCTGGCCAACACCCTGGAGCGGATGGTCATCATGAGCGAGCGGGAGACCCTGGATGTGGAGGACCTCCCCTACGGCATGACCGACCCGGCCCTGGCCGAGCCCCTCACGCCCGCTCCCGGGCGGAAGCAGTCCCTCACCTCCGAGGTGGTGAGCCTCGAGCGGGAGCGCATCCTCCGGGCCCTGGCCGAGAACGGTTACGTGCAGCAGCGGGCCGCCGCCGCGCTGGGCATCACCCAGCGGCAGATGGGCTACAGGATCAAGAAGTACGGGATAAAGCTGGCCGGATAA